A genomic stretch from Helianthus annuus cultivar XRQ/B chromosome 1, HanXRQr2.0-SUNRISE, whole genome shotgun sequence includes:
- the LOC118492300 gene encoding probable cysteine protease RDL3 isoform X2, producing MAMLVVWKRSVVMRRFPPMSHSKGFSFSYSSGEKSESDIKGVFEEWAAEHRKSYKTPEEKEKRFAIFRDKFRSIQKHNSTCGRCCKRELTKFSDRTWDELDRKYIK from the exons ATGGCAATGCTGGTGGTATGGAAGAGATCAGTTGTGATGCGACGGTTCCCTCCGATGAGTCATTCAAAAG GTTTCTCTTTCTCGTACTCCTCCGGGGAGAAATCAGAATCAGACATAAAGGGTGTTTTCGAGGAATGGGCCGCTGAACATCGAAAATCCTACAAAACCCCTGAAGAGAAGGAGAAGAGGTTTGCGATTTTTAGAGATAAATTCAGGTCCATACAAAAGCACAACTCCACCTGCGGTCGCTGCTGCAAAAGAGAACTCACCAAGTTTTCGGATCGCACCTGGGACGAGCTTGATCGGAAATATATCAAGTAG
- the LOC118492300 gene encoding probable cysteine protease RDL3 isoform X1, producing the protein MAMLVVWKRSVVMRRFPPMSHSKAGFSFSYSSGEKSESDIKGVFEEWAAEHRKSYKTPEEKEKRFAIFRDKFRSIQKHNSTCGRCCKRELTKFSDRTWDELDRKYIK; encoded by the exons ATGGCAATGCTGGTGGTATGGAAGAGATCAGTTGTGATGCGACGGTTCCCTCCGATGAGTCATTCAAAAG CAGGTTTCTCTTTCTCGTACTCCTCCGGGGAGAAATCAGAATCAGACATAAAGGGTGTTTTCGAGGAATGGGCCGCTGAACATCGAAAATCCTACAAAACCCCTGAAGAGAAGGAGAAGAGGTTTGCGATTTTTAGAGATAAATTCAGGTCCATACAAAAGCACAACTCCACCTGCGGTCGCTGCTGCAAAAGAGAACTCACCAAGTTTTCGGATCGCACCTGGGACGAGCTTGATCGGAAATATATCAAGTAG